Proteins from one Pseudomonas grandcourensis genomic window:
- a CDS encoding ABC transporter substrate-binding protein — protein MKKLFLASLLGSTIAMCTAAMAADDLKTLEAAAKAEGAVNSVGMPDDWANWAGTWKDLSDKYGLKHIDTDMSSAQEIAKFAAEKDNASADIGDVGAAFGPIAVKQGVVQPYKPSTWDQVPAWAKDKDGNWALAYTGTIAFIVNKKLLHGSEAPTKWADLKGGKYKVSIGDVSTAAQAANGVLAAALANGGDEKNLKPALDLFADIAKQGRLSMSNPTIATMEKGEIEVGVVWDFNGLSYKAKMANPDDYVVLIPSDGSVISGYTTIINKYAKNPNAAKLAREYIFSDAGQINLAKGNARPIRAEHLTLPAEVQAKLLPNEQYKKVTPIKDADAWEKTSKALPQKWQEEVIINMQ, from the coding sequence ATGAAAAAGCTTTTCCTGGCATCACTGTTAGGCTCGACCATCGCAATGTGCACCGCCGCCATGGCGGCCGATGATCTGAAAACCCTGGAAGCCGCTGCAAAAGCGGAAGGCGCCGTCAACAGTGTCGGCATGCCCGATGACTGGGCCAACTGGGCCGGCACCTGGAAAGACCTGAGCGACAAGTACGGCCTCAAGCACATCGACACCGACATGAGCTCAGCCCAGGAAATCGCCAAGTTCGCCGCGGAAAAAGACAACGCCAGTGCCGACATCGGCGACGTCGGTGCAGCGTTCGGCCCGATCGCGGTCAAGCAGGGCGTGGTCCAGCCATACAAGCCTTCGACCTGGGATCAGGTTCCAGCCTGGGCCAAGGACAAGGACGGCAACTGGGCGCTGGCCTACACCGGCACCATCGCTTTCATCGTCAACAAGAAGTTGCTGCACGGCTCCGAAGCCCCAACCAAGTGGGCTGACCTAAAGGGCGGTAAATACAAGGTCTCCATCGGTGACGTGAGCACCGCAGCCCAGGCCGCCAACGGCGTACTGGCAGCGGCACTGGCCAACGGTGGCGACGAGAAAAACCTCAAACCCGCCCTGGATCTGTTCGCCGACATCGCCAAGCAAGGTCGCCTGTCGATGTCCAACCCGACCATCGCCACGATGGAAAAGGGCGAGATCGAAGTCGGCGTGGTCTGGGACTTCAACGGCCTGAGCTACAAGGCCAAGATGGCCAACCCGGATGACTACGTGGTGCTGATCCCGTCCGACGGCTCGGTGATCTCCGGCTACACCACCATCATCAACAAGTACGCGAAAAACCCGAATGCCGCCAAGCTGGCTCGCGAGTACATCTTCAGCGACGCCGGCCAGATCAACCTGGCCAAGGGCAACGCCCGTCCGATCCGTGCCGAACACCTGACCCTGCCAGCCGAGGTGCAGGCCAAGCTGCTGCCTAACGAGCAGTACAAGAAGGTCACGCCGATCAAGGACGCGGACGCCTGGGAAAAGACCTCCAAGGCCCTTCCTCAGAAGTGGCAGGAAGAAGTCATCATCAATATGCAGTAA
- a CDS encoding ABC transporter ATP-binding protein, whose product MSYVSVQHLQKNYAGTTVFSDINCEIQKGEFVTLLGPSGCGKSTLLRCIAGLTSVDGGKILLDGQDIVPVSPQKRGIGMVFQSYALFPNMTVEQNVAFGLRMQKVNADDSRKRVAEVLKLVELNDFAGRYPHQLSGGQCQRVALARSLVTRPRLLLLDEPLSALDARIRKHLREQIRQIQRELGLTTIFVTHDQEEALTMSDRIFLMNQGKIVQSGDAETLYTAPVDVFAAGFIGNYNLLDADSASKLLQRPISKRIAIRPEAIELSLNGELDAQIRSHSLLGNVIRYRVEARGVELVVDVLNRSAADLHPDGQRLALSIDPAALCEVA is encoded by the coding sequence ATGAGCTATGTCAGCGTCCAACATCTTCAGAAAAACTACGCGGGCACCACGGTGTTCAGCGACATCAATTGCGAAATCCAGAAAGGTGAGTTCGTCACCCTGCTCGGCCCGTCCGGTTGCGGCAAATCCACCCTGCTGCGCTGCATCGCCGGCCTGACTTCGGTGGATGGCGGCAAGATCCTGCTCGATGGCCAGGACATCGTGCCGGTGAGCCCGCAGAAACGCGGGATCGGCATGGTGTTCCAGAGCTATGCACTGTTCCCAAACATGACTGTGGAGCAAAACGTCGCCTTCGGCCTGCGCATGCAAAAGGTCAATGCCGATGACAGCCGCAAACGCGTCGCCGAAGTGCTCAAACTGGTAGAGCTCAATGACTTTGCCGGGCGTTACCCGCATCAGCTCTCTGGGGGGCAGTGCCAGCGCGTCGCCCTCGCCCGCTCTTTGGTGACCCGGCCACGCCTGTTGCTGCTCGACGAACCGTTGTCGGCCCTGGACGCGCGGATTCGCAAGCACCTGCGTGAACAGATTCGTCAGATCCAGCGCGAACTGGGCCTGACCACGATTTTCGTCACACACGATCAGGAAGAAGCCCTGACCATGTCTGACCGGATTTTCCTGATGAATCAGGGAAAAATCGTACAAAGCGGCGACGCCGAAACCCTCTACACCGCACCGGTGGATGTGTTCGCCGCCGGTTTCATCGGCAACTACAACCTGCTGGATGCCGACAGCGCTTCGAAGCTGTTGCAGCGACCGATCAGCAAGCGCATCGCCATTCGCCCGGAAGCCATCGAACTGAGCCTCAATGGCGAACTGGACGCGCAGATACGCAGCCACAGCCTGCTGGGCAATGTGATTCGCTACCGGGTCGAAGCCCGGGGCGTGGAATTGGTGGTGGATGTGCTGAACCGCTCGGCGGCCGACTTGCATCCCGATGGTCAGCGCCTGGCGCTTTCCATCGATCCGGCGGCCCTGTGTGAGGTAGCCTGA
- a CDS encoding UTRA domain-containing protein has protein sequence MREEATKAVTAIGQVLQEQIDHGLLTPGSKLPAERKLSELFGTTRITLREALLQLESQGQIYREERRGWFVSPPRLAYNLMQRSHFHAMVSAQGRVPSTEVISARLQPASAAVCAWLQLPALSSVIQICRARRIDGRLVLYVEHYLNPQYFPGILDFDLNQSITELYARHYDLHYGRVRFEIVPTALSVDAAAALKVSTGSPGLQIARVNYDQHERLIDCDLEFWRHDAIHVGVDVV, from the coding sequence ATGCGTGAAGAGGCAACAAAAGCGGTAACAGCCATCGGCCAGGTGCTTCAGGAGCAGATCGACCACGGACTGTTGACCCCCGGCAGCAAATTGCCGGCCGAGCGCAAGCTCAGTGAATTGTTCGGCACCACGCGGATCACTTTGCGTGAAGCGTTGTTGCAGTTGGAGTCACAGGGGCAGATTTATCGCGAGGAGCGTCGCGGCTGGTTCGTCTCGCCGCCACGCCTGGCCTACAACCTCATGCAGCGCAGCCACTTTCACGCGATGGTCAGCGCCCAGGGGCGGGTGCCCTCCACCGAGGTGATTTCGGCGCGATTGCAACCGGCATCGGCGGCGGTGTGTGCCTGGCTGCAATTGCCGGCGCTGTCGAGCGTGATCCAGATCTGCCGCGCACGGCGGATCGACGGGCGACTGGTGCTGTATGTGGAGCACTATCTGAACCCGCAGTACTTTCCCGGGATCCTCGATTTCGATTTGAATCAGTCGATCACCGAGTTGTATGCGCGGCATTACGATTTGCACTACGGGCGGGTGCGCTTCGAGATTGTGCCCACGGCATTGTCAGTGGATGCGGCGGCGGCGTTGAAGGTGTCAACAGGCAGCCCGGGCTTGCAGATTGCCCGGGTCAACTATGACCAGCATGAGCGGTTGATCGATTGTGATCTGGAGTTTTGGCGGCATGATGCGATTCATGTGGGGGTTGATGTTGTATAA
- a CDS encoding ABC transporter permease subunit has translation MTRSKWLAALCLVPFALFFIVFEIAPLTWVMINSLQSEEFGWGLANFSKIFSSKFYLQAIQYSLEISFWSSVFGIVIAILGAYSLRRVDSKLRNFVNAFANMTSNFAGVPLAFAFIILLGFNGSFTIMLKQAGIIQDFNLYSKTGLIILYTYFQIPLGVLLLYPAFDALREDWRESAELLGADGWQYWRHIGLPVLTPALLGTFVILLANALGAYATVYALTTGNFNVLPIRIAAMVSGDISLDPNLASALAVVLVALMTLVTIVHQLLLKRSYHVSR, from the coding sequence ATGACCCGCAGTAAATGGCTGGCAGCCTTATGCCTGGTCCCGTTCGCGCTGTTCTTCATCGTGTTCGAGATCGCACCGCTGACCTGGGTGATGATCAACAGCCTGCAATCGGAAGAATTCGGCTGGGGCCTGGCCAACTTCAGCAAAATCTTCAGCTCGAAGTTTTACCTGCAGGCCATCCAGTACAGCCTTGAGATCAGCTTCTGGTCCAGCGTGTTCGGGATCGTCATCGCGATACTGGGCGCCTACTCCCTGCGCCGGGTCGATTCGAAACTGCGCAACTTCGTCAACGCCTTCGCCAACATGACCAGCAACTTCGCCGGTGTGCCCCTGGCCTTCGCGTTCATCATTTTGCTCGGCTTCAACGGCAGCTTCACCATCATGCTCAAGCAGGCCGGAATCATTCAGGACTTCAACCTGTACTCGAAAACCGGGCTGATCATTCTCTACACCTACTTCCAGATTCCCCTCGGCGTGCTGCTGCTGTACCCGGCCTTCGATGCGCTGCGCGAAGACTGGCGTGAGTCGGCTGAGTTACTCGGCGCCGACGGTTGGCAGTACTGGCGGCACATCGGCTTGCCGGTGTTGACGCCGGCACTGCTGGGCACCTTCGTGATCCTGCTGGCCAACGCCCTCGGCGCCTACGCCACGGTGTACGCCCTGACCACCGGCAACTTCAACGTGCTGCCGATCCGTATCGCGGCGATGGTGTCCGGTGACATTTCCCTGGACCCGAACCTGGCCAGCGCCCTGGCCGTAGTGCTGGTGGCCTTGATGACCCTGGTGACCATCGTGCATCAGTTGCTGTTGAAGAGGAGCTACCATGTCTCGCGCTGA
- a CDS encoding ABC transporter permease, whose translation MSRAELGPAGAYHRVVVYLLFAILLLPLAGTLIYSIASSWSATILPSGFTLKWYIQLWSDPRFLHAFGQSLLVCVGSLILSVVLILPLLFVVHYHFPKLDALMNILILLPFAVPPVVSSVGLLQLYGSGPFAMVGTPWILIGCYFTVALPFMYRAITNNLQAINLRDLMDAAQLLGASTFQAAFLVVLPNLRKGLMVALLLSFSFLFGEFVFANILVGTRYETLQVYLNNMRNSSGHFTSALVISYFFFVLVLTWIANILNRDKSE comes from the coding sequence ATGTCTCGCGCTGAACTGGGGCCCGCCGGTGCCTACCACCGCGTCGTGGTGTACCTGCTGTTTGCCATCCTGTTGTTGCCGCTGGCCGGCACGCTGATCTACTCGATCGCCAGCAGTTGGTCGGCGACCATCCTGCCCAGCGGTTTCACCCTCAAGTGGTACATCCAGCTGTGGAGCGATCCGCGCTTCCTGCATGCGTTCGGGCAATCGCTGCTGGTCTGCGTCGGTTCGTTGATTCTTTCGGTGGTGCTGATTCTGCCGCTGCTGTTCGTGGTGCATTACCATTTCCCGAAACTCGACGCGCTGATGAACATCCTGATCCTGCTGCCCTTCGCCGTGCCGCCGGTGGTGTCGTCGGTGGGGCTGTTGCAGCTCTACGGCTCCGGACCGTTCGCCATGGTCGGGACGCCATGGATCCTGATCGGTTGCTACTTCACCGTGGCGCTGCCGTTCATGTACCGGGCGATCACCAACAACCTGCAGGCGATCAACCTGCGCGACCTGATGGACGCCGCCCAGTTGCTTGGCGCCAGCACCTTTCAAGCCGCCTTCCTGGTGGTGCTGCCGAACCTGCGCAAAGGCCTGATGGTAGCGTTGCTGCTGTCGTTCTCGTTCCTGTTCGGTGAGTTCGTGTTCGCCAACATCCTGGTCGGTACCCGCTACGAAACCCTGCAGGTCTACCTCAACAACATGCGCAACAGCAGTGGTCATTTCACCAGTGCGCTGGTGATCTCCTACTTCTTCTTTGTGCTGGTTCTGACCTGGATTGCCAATATTTTGAACAGGGACAAAAGCGAATGA
- a CDS encoding alkaline phosphatase family protein gives MKHNVILVVLDGLSYEVARHAMGHLQAYVGAGRAALYKLECELPALSRPLYECILTGVTPIDSGIVHNNVSRLSNQRSIYHYATDAGLVTAAAAYHWVSELYNRSPFVAARDRHTDDPQLPIQHGHFYWNDHYPDSHLFADAENLRLRHTPNFLLIHPMNIDDAGHKHGLDTPQYRNSARSADIILADYLQGWLDAGYQVLVTADHGMNNDRSHNGLLPEEREVPLFVLGDAFSLDAGAAPKQTEICGTVCQLLGVPHDKPVCRELLK, from the coding sequence ATGAAGCACAACGTCATCCTTGTCGTGCTCGACGGCCTCAGCTACGAGGTTGCCCGCCACGCCATGGGGCACCTGCAGGCGTACGTCGGCGCCGGACGCGCCGCACTCTACAAACTGGAGTGCGAGTTGCCAGCCCTGTCCCGCCCGCTGTACGAATGCATCCTGACCGGCGTTACGCCCATCGACAGCGGTATCGTCCACAACAACGTCTCGCGCCTGTCCAACCAGCGCAGCATCTATCACTACGCCACCGACGCCGGTCTCGTGACTGCGGCGGCGGCCTATCACTGGGTCAGCGAGCTGTACAACCGTTCGCCCTTCGTGGCGGCCCGGGACCGTCACACCGATGACCCGCAACTGCCGATCCAGCACGGGCATTTCTACTGGAACGATCACTACCCCGACTCGCACCTGTTCGCCGACGCCGAAAACCTGCGCCTGCGCCACACGCCGAACTTTTTGCTGATCCACCCGATGAACATCGACGACGCCGGGCACAAGCATGGCCTCGACACCCCGCAGTACCGCAACAGCGCCCGCTCGGCCGACATCATCCTGGCCGACTACCTGCAAGGCTGGCTCGATGCCGGTTACCAGGTGCTGGTCACCGCCGACCACGGCATGAACAACGACCGCTCCCACAACGGCCTGCTGCCGGAAGAACGTGAAGTGCCGCTGTTCGTTCTGGGTGATGCGTTCAGCCTCGACGCCGGTGCCGCGCCGAAACAGACCGAGATCTGCGGCACCGTCTGCCAACTGCTCGGCGTGCCCCACGACAAACCGGTCTGCCGGGAGCTGTTGAAGTGA
- a CDS encoding HAD family hydrolase: MALAIFDLDETLIHGDCASLWSEQMVRLGWVDGESFLRRDKELMDAYGRGHLAMEDYMAFSLEPLIGRTPEEVAHLVGPWVEDFIEPIIFSDATKTIAAHRKAGDRILVISASGTHLVGPIAERLGIDEILGIELEVAHGVYSGHTVGTLTYREGKITRLLEWLDAEEENLEGASFYSDSRNDLPLLLKVDFPHVVNPDPVLREQAEKAGWPIHIWK, translated from the coding sequence ATGGCCCTGGCAATTTTTGATCTGGACGAAACCCTGATCCACGGTGACTGCGCCTCACTGTGGAGCGAGCAAATGGTCCGCCTCGGCTGGGTCGATGGCGAATCGTTCCTGCGTCGCGACAAAGAACTGATGGATGCCTACGGCAGGGGCCATCTGGCCATGGAGGACTACATGGCCTTCAGCCTGGAACCGTTGATTGGTCGTACGCCTGAAGAAGTCGCGCATCTGGTTGGCCCGTGGGTGGAAGACTTCATCGAACCAATCATTTTCAGCGACGCCACCAAAACCATCGCTGCCCATCGCAAGGCCGGCGACCGGATCCTGGTGATTTCGGCCTCGGGCACCCATCTGGTCGGCCCCATCGCCGAGCGCCTGGGCATCGACGAGATTCTCGGCATCGAACTGGAAGTGGCTCATGGCGTTTACAGCGGCCATACCGTCGGCACCCTGACCTACCGCGAAGGCAAGATCACCCGCTTGCTGGAGTGGCTGGATGCAGAGGAGGAAAACCTCGAAGGCGCGAGTTTCTATTCCGACTCACGCAATGACCTGCCGCTGTTGCTGAAGGTGGATTTCCCCCACGTGGTCAACCCGGATCCGGTGTTGCGCGAACAGGCTGAAAAAGCTGGCTGGCCGATCCATATCTGGAAGTAA
- a CDS encoding zinc-binding dehydrogenase has protein sequence MKALQGVDGQVVWVEEPSPTCDVGQVRIRVAAAGLNRADLLQKAGLYPPPPGASQVLGLECSGVISEVGAGSSWQVGDRVCALLAGGGMAEEVVVDGRHVLPVPDGVSLVEAAALPEVYATVWLNLFQLAALKPGQKVLLHAGASGIGSAAIQLCKAFGNPCWVSVGSAERLAYCEALGAQGGVVRNGDLESLRDLGPFDVILDPVGGNYSALNLKLLAQDGRWVLIGLMGGREAKLDLAQVLAKRVQLLGSTLRSRDDQFKADLFSDLSQHVWPLFAEGRLSPQLARTFPIKDAEAAFAELASNTVAGKVVLVIDESLN, from the coding sequence GTGAAAGCATTGCAAGGCGTTGACGGTCAAGTGGTGTGGGTTGAAGAGCCGAGTCCTACGTGCGATGTAGGACAAGTTCGTATACGAGTGGCGGCAGCTGGCCTCAACCGTGCCGATTTATTGCAGAAAGCCGGCCTTTACCCGCCACCACCGGGGGCCAGTCAAGTGCTCGGTCTAGAGTGCTCGGGGGTCATCAGCGAGGTGGGCGCCGGGTCCTCCTGGCAGGTTGGCGATCGGGTTTGCGCCTTGCTGGCCGGGGGCGGGATGGCCGAAGAGGTAGTTGTCGACGGGCGGCATGTGCTGCCGGTTCCCGACGGAGTGTCACTGGTCGAGGCGGCGGCATTGCCTGAAGTCTATGCAACAGTCTGGTTGAATTTGTTTCAACTGGCTGCGCTCAAACCGGGTCAGAAAGTTCTTCTGCATGCCGGGGCAAGTGGAATCGGTTCAGCGGCCATTCAGCTGTGCAAGGCCTTCGGTAACCCCTGTTGGGTCAGTGTCGGCTCCGCCGAGCGATTGGCGTACTGCGAAGCGCTGGGCGCCCAGGGCGGCGTGGTGCGTAATGGCGATCTGGAGAGCTTGCGGGATCTGGGGCCGTTCGACGTGATTCTCGACCCGGTGGGCGGCAATTACTCGGCATTGAACCTCAAGCTGCTGGCCCAGGATGGCCGTTGGGTGTTGATCGGTCTGATGGGCGGCCGTGAGGCCAAGCTGGATCTGGCCCAGGTGCTGGCCAAGCGCGTGCAGTTGCTGGGTTCGACCCTGCGCAGCCGTGACGATCAATTCAAGGCGGATCTGTTCAGCGATTTGAGCCAGCACGTGTGGCCGCTGTTTGCCGAGGGCCGATTGAGTCCGCAACTGGCCAGGACATTCCCGATCAAGGATGCCGAGGCGGCGTTTGCCGAGTTGGCGAGCAATACCGTGGCGGGGAAGGTGGTGTTGGTGATTGATGAAAGCCTGAACTGA
- a CDS encoding bifunctional diguanylate cyclase/phosphodiesterase, with the protein MTTTEQLSALGSILSQSGLHSLFQPIISLSERRILGYEALSRGPSNSPLHSPVALFAVARQAGRLSELEIACRESACRRFNEQQLPGMLFLNVSPESLLEAAHQPGRTLQLLQDFGIPPSQVVIELTEQTPTDDFQLLQTALHHYRAMGFSIALDDLGAGYSSLRLWSELRPDYVKIDRHFIDGIHQDALKREFVGSILQIAKASRAKVIAEGIELAEELTVLTEMGVDLVQGYLLCRPQEHPPRDARALMPRQDSTAVVLSEDGSDLSALLNELPAVNRDTPTATVLEAFRRQANLNSLAVLDEQGQPCGIVHRHSLSDVLLKPFATDLFARKPISRLMNDDFLAVELSQSLQQVSRLITSRARQRIEEDFIITLNGGYLGLGRVIDVLKLITELKIQQARYANPLTLLPGNVPIQQCLTRLLQQRRESVICYVDIDSFKPFNDIYGYGRGDEVLLCLAQCLNDRVDPSRDFVGHIGGDDFLLVLGPEDWRKRLNQLLDDFQSQCRRFYRSEHLEAGCFIAPNRQGQRQEFALLSLSIGVVHLHPQACEQLDASQLAEMASQAKHHAKNVQGYSVHVIDSLVVSTVDEVLVSGHR; encoded by the coding sequence ATGACCACAACCGAACAGCTGAGTGCCTTGGGCTCGATCCTGAGTCAAAGCGGTTTACACAGTCTGTTCCAACCGATCATCAGCCTTTCTGAACGACGCATCCTCGGTTACGAAGCCCTCAGTCGCGGCCCCTCCAACAGTCCTCTGCACTCCCCTGTCGCCCTGTTTGCCGTCGCACGCCAGGCCGGGCGCTTGAGCGAGCTGGAAATTGCCTGCCGCGAAAGCGCTTGCCGACGCTTCAATGAGCAACAACTGCCTGGCATGTTGTTCCTTAACGTGTCCCCGGAGTCCCTGCTCGAAGCGGCCCATCAACCGGGGCGCACCCTGCAATTGCTGCAGGATTTCGGCATACCGCCGAGCCAGGTGGTCATCGAGCTCACGGAACAGACGCCGACGGATGATTTCCAGCTGCTGCAAACCGCCCTGCATCACTATCGGGCGATGGGGTTTTCGATTGCGCTGGATGATCTGGGAGCGGGCTATTCGAGTTTGCGCTTGTGGTCCGAGCTGCGGCCCGATTACGTGAAAATCGACCGGCATTTCATTGATGGCATTCATCAGGATGCGCTCAAGCGCGAGTTCGTCGGCTCGATCCTGCAAATCGCCAAGGCCTCGCGGGCGAAAGTCATCGCCGAAGGTATCGAACTGGCCGAAGAACTCACGGTGCTGACCGAAATGGGCGTGGACCTGGTGCAGGGCTATCTGCTCTGCCGTCCCCAGGAACACCCGCCACGGGATGCCCGGGCATTGATGCCCCGACAGGACAGCACCGCCGTTGTCCTGAGCGAAGACGGCAGCGACCTCAGCGCCCTGCTCAACGAACTACCCGCGGTGAACCGGGACACCCCGACCGCCACGGTGCTCGAAGCCTTTCGCCGCCAGGCCAATCTGAACTCACTGGCGGTCCTGGATGAACAGGGTCAGCCCTGCGGCATTGTTCATCGTCATTCGCTCTCTGATGTCCTGCTCAAGCCCTTTGCCACCGACCTGTTCGCCCGCAAGCCCATCAGCCGCCTGATGAACGATGACTTCCTCGCCGTCGAACTGAGCCAGTCCCTGCAACAGGTCAGCCGCCTGATCACCAGCCGCGCCCGCCAGCGCATCGAGGAAGACTTCATCATCACCCTCAACGGCGGTTACCTGGGGTTGGGCCGGGTGATCGACGTGCTCAAGCTGATCACCGAACTGAAGATCCAGCAGGCCCGCTACGCCAACCCGCTGACCTTGCTTCCGGGCAACGTGCCGATCCAGCAATGCCTGACGCGGCTGCTGCAACAGCGACGGGAATCGGTGATCTGCTACGTGGACATTGATAGCTTCAAACCCTTCAACGACATCTACGGCTATGGTCGCGGCGACGAAGTCCTGCTGTGCCTGGCGCAATGCCTGAACGACCGCGTCGACCCCTCCCGCGACTTCGTCGGCCACATCGGCGGCGATGATTTCCTGCTGGTGCTCGGCCCGGAAGACTGGCGCAAACGTTTGAACCAGTTGCTCGACGACTTCCAGAGCCAGTGCCGGCGCTTCTACCGCAGCGAACACCTGGAAGCCGGCTGCTTCATCGCACCCAATCGCCAGGGTCAGCGCCAGGAGTTTGCGTTGTTGTCGCTGTCGATCGGCGTGGTGCACCTGCATCCACAGGCCTGTGAACAACTCGATGCGAGCCAGTTGGCCGAGATGGCATCACAGGCCAAGCACCACGCCAAGAATGTGCAGGGCTACAGCGTGCATGTGATTGATAGCCTGGTGGTTTCGACTGTAGATGAGGTGCTCGTTTCCGGGCATCGATAA
- a CDS encoding carboxy terminal-processing peptidase, with protein sequence MKHLFPSTALALFIGIGLLPMSSNTFAANSWDKLQPDRDEVIASLNVVELLKRHHYSKPPLDDARSVIIYDSYLKLLDPSRSYFMASDIAEFDKWKTQFDDFLKSGDLNAGFTIYKRYLDRVKARLDFALVELNKGVDKIDFTTKESLLIDRKDAPWLKSTAELDDLWRKRVKDEVLRQKIAGKDSKQIQETLTKRYKNQLARLDQTRAEDIFQAYINTFAMSYDPHTNYLSPDNAENFDINMSLSLEGIGAVLQSDNDQVKVVRLVPAGPADKTKQVAPADKIIGVAQGNKEMVDVVGWRLDEVVKLIRGPKGTVVRLEVIPASNAPNDQTTKIVPITREAVKLEDQAVKKSVLNLKQDGKDYKLGVIEIPAFYLDFKAFRAGDPDYKSTTRDVKKLLTELQKDKVDGVVIDLRNNGGGSLQEATELTSLFIDKGPTVLVRNADGRVDVLEDENPGAFYKGPMALLVNRLSASASEIFAGAMQDYHRALIIGGQTFGKGTVQTIQPLNHGELKLTLAKFYRVSGQSTQHQGVLPDIDYPSIIDTKEIGESALPEAMPWDTIKAAIKPSVDPFKPYISQLQSEHDVRTAKDAEFVFIRDKLALAQKLMAEKTVSLNEVDRRAQHADIEAKQLAMENIRRKAKGEEPLKELKKEDEDAIAAEDDKTKPEDDAYLSETGRILLDYLKLNTAVAKH encoded by the coding sequence ATGAAGCATCTGTTCCCCAGCACTGCCCTCGCCTTATTCATCGGTATCGGCTTGCTGCCGATGTCGAGCAATACATTCGCAGCCAATAGCTGGGACAAGCTTCAACCCGATCGTGACGAAGTGATCGCCAGCCTGAACGTCGTGGAGTTGCTCAAGCGCCACCACTACAGCAAACCGCCACTCGATGACGCACGCTCGGTGATCATCTATGACAGCTACCTCAAGCTGCTGGATCCGTCGCGCAGCTACTTCATGGCCAGCGACATTGCCGAATTCGACAAATGGAAGACGCAGTTCGACGATTTCCTCAAGAGCGGCGACCTGAACGCCGGGTTCACCATCTACAAGCGCTACCTGGACCGCGTCAAAGCGCGTCTGGACTTCGCCCTTGTCGAGTTGAACAAGGGCGTCGACAAGATCGACTTCACCACCAAGGAATCCTTGCTGATCGACCGCAAGGACGCCCCTTGGCTCAAATCCACCGCAGAACTCGACGACCTGTGGCGCAAACGCGTCAAGGACGAAGTCCTGCGTCAGAAGATCGCCGGCAAGGATTCCAAGCAAATCCAGGAAACCCTGACCAAGCGCTACAAGAACCAGTTGGCGCGCCTGGATCAGACCCGCGCGGAAGACATCTTCCAGGCGTACATCAATACCTTCGCCATGTCCTACGACCCGCACACCAACTATCTGTCGCCGGATAACGCGGAGAACTTCGACATCAACATGAGCCTGTCCCTCGAGGGTATCGGCGCCGTGTTGCAGAGCGATAACGATCAGGTGAAAGTCGTGCGCCTGGTGCCAGCAGGTCCGGCGGACAAGACCAAGCAGGTCGCACCGGCCGACAAGATCATCGGCGTTGCCCAGGGCAACAAGGAAATGGTCGACGTCGTGGGCTGGCGCCTGGACGAAGTGGTCAAGCTGATCCGTGGTCCGAAGGGCACCGTGGTGCGCCTGGAAGTCATCCCGGCCAGCAATGCGCCGAACGACCAGACCACCAAGATCGTGCCGATCACCCGCGAAGCGGTGAAGCTCGAAGACCAGGCCGTGAAGAAATCGGTCTTGAACCTGAAGCAGGACGGCAAGGACTACAAGCTCGGCGTCATCGAGATCCCGGCGTTCTATCTGGACTTCAAGGCCTTCCGTGCCGGCGATCCGGACTACAAGAGCACCACCCGCGACGTCAAGAAACTGCTGACCGAGTTGCAGAAAGATAAAGTCGACGGCGTGGTCATCGACCTGCGCAACAACGGCGGCGGTTCCTTGCAGGAGGCCACCGAGCTGACCAGCCTGTTCATCGACAAGGGCCCGACCGTACTCGTGCGTAACGCCGATGGCCGGGTCGATGTCCTGGAAGATGAAAACCCGGGCGCGTTCTACAAGGGCCCGATGGCATTGCTGGTCAACCGCCTGTCGGCCTCGGCTTCGGAGATTTTTGCCGGCGCCATGCAGGACTACCACCGCGCGCTGATCATCGGCGGCCAGACCTTCGGCAAAGGCACCGTGCAGACCATTCAGCCGCTCAACCATGGCGAACTGAAACTGACCCTGGCCAAGTTCTACCGGGTTTCCGGGCAGAGCACCCAGCATCAGGGCGTCTTGCCGGACATCGATTACCCGTCGATCATCGACACCAAGGAAATCGGTGAGAGCGCCCTGCCGGAAGCCATGCCGTGGGACACCATCAAGGCGGCGATCAAGCCTTCGGTCGACCCGTTCAAACCGTACATTTCGCAGCTCCAGTCCGAGCATGACGTGCGTACGGCAAAAGATGCGGAGTTCGTGTTCATCCGCGACAAGCTGGCCCTGGCGCAGAAACTGATGGCCGAGAAAACCGTCAGCCTCAATGAAGTCGACCGTCGTGCCCAGCACGCCGACATCGAAGCCAAACAGCTGGCCATGGAAAACATCCGTCGCAAGGCCAAGGGCGAAGAACCGCTCAAAGAGCTGAAGAAAGAAGACGAGGACGCCATTGCGGCCGAGGATGACAAGACCAAACCGGAAGACGACGCCTACCTCAGCGAAACAGGGCGGATTCTGCTGGACTACCTGAAACTCAACACGGCAGTGGCCAAGCACTGA